In Novosphingobium aromaticivorans DSM 12444, the following proteins share a genomic window:
- a CDS encoding GntR family transcriptional regulator yields the protein MTRAQSLSELMFLELRFGVLSARYLPGQSISKAEVGEVYDCRPAGVAEVLSALAHEGYLTRQGRSEFTVRTWGREEVEDLFEMRANFEGLAAFRAAERASDAEISLLAALAAEAREATPEGPDSLERVVIENLRFHVEIMRMSRIPQMPEMARMVLPNALHRRIVWSQRAEDAEQSFRMHQKIASAIAERSGSMARLLMREDIYSSREAVLAAIEDLAGREAGEAATIVRFAPTFEFEGRLFGQGTREPGADGRTIPFGVPAANLR from the coding sequence TTGACCAGAGCACAGTCCCTTTCTGAACTCATGTTCCTCGAATTGAGGTTCGGGGTGCTGTCTGCGCGCTACCTTCCGGGGCAGTCGATCAGCAAGGCCGAGGTTGGCGAAGTCTACGATTGCCGCCCGGCCGGGGTCGCCGAAGTGCTGAGTGCTCTAGCTCACGAAGGCTACCTGACCCGCCAGGGCCGGAGCGAATTTACCGTGCGCACCTGGGGCCGCGAAGAGGTCGAGGACCTGTTCGAGATGCGCGCCAATTTCGAAGGCCTCGCTGCGTTTCGCGCGGCTGAGCGGGCCAGCGATGCCGAGATCTCTCTGCTTGCCGCGCTCGCCGCCGAAGCCCGGGAAGCGACGCCCGAGGGTCCGGATTCACTCGAGCGCGTGGTCATCGAGAACCTCAGGTTCCACGTCGAGATCATGCGCATGTCGCGCATCCCGCAAATGCCGGAGATGGCGCGCATGGTGCTTCCCAATGCGCTTCACCGCCGGATCGTCTGGTCACAGCGCGCCGAAGATGCCGAACAGTCGTTCCGCATGCACCAGAAGATCGCGTCCGCCATCGCCGAGCGATCGGGCTCGATGGCGCGGCTGCTGATGCGCGAGGACATCTACTCGTCGCGCGAGGCGGTGTTGGCGGCGATTGAAGACCTGGCCGGGCGCGAAGCGGGCGAGGCGGCGACGATTGTCCGGTTCGCGCCGACCTTCGAGTTCGAGGGCAGGCTCTTTGGTCAGGGCACACGTGAGCCGGGCGCCGATGGCCGGACGATCCCGTTCGGAGTTCCGGCCGCCAACCTCAGATAG
- a CDS encoding FCD domain-containing protein: MTTIACPAQMIFAVLREPRKRRRYDSAVDIPGLQGRDPAEAERLALELTDLGLIARDHGRYTIIDWSVDRISEHLALAGAIQALAAAEVAACHGKTDFSHLEALNSALKAYDDMDAANLLQGAYIDYQWHLELVRLSGNRAALAAYGKAVPPAVWIAGANYFQLDEARSSLVEHDRLVAYMKAGDTLRARDAVSFHVEEAATQIRRAGTARIESYPSKGT; encoded by the coding sequence ATGACAACGATTGCCTGCCCGGCGCAGATGATCTTTGCCGTGCTGCGCGAGCCCCGCAAGCGGCGGCGCTATGACAGCGCGGTCGATATTCCCGGCCTTCAGGGTCGCGATCCCGCCGAGGCAGAGCGCCTGGCACTTGAACTCACCGATCTTGGCCTCATTGCGCGTGACCATGGCCGCTACACCATCATCGACTGGAGCGTTGACCGGATCTCCGAGCACCTGGCTCTGGCCGGTGCGATCCAGGCCTTGGCGGCAGCCGAGGTAGCCGCTTGTCACGGAAAGACGGATTTCAGCCATCTCGAGGCGCTGAATTCGGCGCTCAAGGCCTATGACGACATGGATGCGGCAAACCTGCTCCAAGGGGCCTACATCGATTATCAGTGGCACCTCGAACTCGTCCGTCTGAGCGGTAATCGGGCGGCGCTTGCGGCTTATGGCAAGGCGGTTCCGCCGGCGGTGTGGATTGCAGGCGCCAACTACTTCCAGCTCGACGAAGCGCGCAGTTCCTTGGTCGAGCACGACCGTCTGGTCGCCTACATGAAGGCGGGCGATACCCTGCGCGCGCGTGATGCGGTCTCGTTCCATGTCGAGGAAGCCGCCACGCAGATCCGTCGCGCCGGCACGGCAAGGATTGAGAGCTATCCGAGCAAAGGGACCTGA